In the Wyeomyia smithii strain HCP4-BCI-WySm-NY-G18 chromosome 2, ASM2978416v1, whole genome shotgun sequence genome, one interval contains:
- the LOC129721564 gene encoding HEAT repeat-containing protein 6 — protein sequence MELESHFLSLSTKFLFINCGDQFNDYRNELNTLLNELNGLDYKSQQIGDVRAPIRLVESFVNIPTSEDTLIVKACCLIKTLIVRQNITVPVNVAIALIGWLLKCLERCFYQVVCDVLGSLQLLVKHCAENLSLFSECLVSNNGVLISLLADPNYRRLDRGSSYDSSSAGEMYLATMLCLEAILTATEGSADAEKYFPLIGDSILSVTFRIRSDILPEPSFCSLMISAFNCLRLVATQQEDWLVEHLGQLLGVSKAYMMQGIPGVNQLTPQKIMVSQQGVPEPQHIPINKGGKVPKTRKTRTHLKGKGGRTAEARKPPPKTGGSTWDDNSRQPYSEQSLVLEVPISVNAGSSYRTSDSDFSESESSRAQIDRHRLTKLRFSALSLISAIAQTVEKKIMFGYWHSLFPDENRTPSTVSLLNCVLKDPSPKCRKAAIQATSFLLYKSKPFLIQAEGNTRAPASFTPFSIALGRMLIEMYDMLTQALADESDYSVLTQILKCLAVFIQATPFHRLRNGIVTKFVRFVRILTRHSDPCIKVGALMVMGFLISVSEMTPEIASLVGILTPDIGNRNNETRKKNTIEALNVQFDGEEEEFMASDDEDLPSNSEAFSEDVSNSTNAPKMSWLLQIALENLGVTVSEHKQARTSAVMPVRMECLQILSAMTSHYSLLVDHLALVAEALKKTFKDAVPEIRLYTARVSDLLGHAISTSLLSEVTITQKELADCVDFWTEMLPSITEQIQDAQQSPMLRTICCDAIGNLGVHVYEKLPRNRQLALVSLLTGCTFDEDSGVSSAAVRALSVYTLFPSLRDNICYIENTIEAIFRIMKDPSVAARVKASWSLGNITDAMVLNSNDQSVERIRDDMLKEVLQSAINAASDNDKVRCNAVRTIGNVLRILRLEHLSLNAWIELCQNSVNKLTHNILHSNNVKVKWNACYAIGNMMRNELMFSEGQRIDWQKQIFPALCQIAINSNNFKVRINSVAALSVIQSRAFYGGYFIQIWSSLLKALEQSDNLIDYNEYRHRDNLQEQLCLSLSHFFGLATKEDLVAMGNELLPLCDAVRQNWDRVVNRILPEKSAKLLETRVKLKGLQQSLQTSEVRSAFEVIFNCFGCEGNGT from the exons ATGGAACTGGAGTCACATTTTCTCAGCTTGTCCACGAAATTTCTTTTCATCAACTGCGGCGACCAGTTCAATGACTATCGAAACGAGCTGAATACGCTGCTTAACGAGCTTAACGGGCTGGACTATAAAAGTCAACAAATTGGCGATGTTAGA GCCCCGATTCGGCTGGTGGAATCTTTTGTAAATATTCCAACAAGCGAAGATACGTTGATTGTTAAAGCTTGTTGTCTAATTAAAACGCTTATTGTTAGACAAAACATCACTGTTCCTGTTAATGTAGCGATAGCTCTGATCGGTTGGTTGCTGAAGTGCTTGGAGCGATGTTTCTATCAAGTAGTTTGCGATGTCCTTGGTTCGCTCCAACTATTGGTGAAACACTGCGCCGAAAATTTAAGTTTGTTCAGTGAATGTTTGGTCTCTAATAATGGGGTGCTCATAAGTCTACTTGCGGATCCGAATTATAGGCGTTTAGATAGGGGCAGCAGTTATGATAGCAGCTCTGCCGGAGAAATGTATTTGGCGACCATGCTCTGCTTGGAAGCAATTTTAACAGCTACCGAAGGATCTGCCGATGCTGAAAAGTATTTTCCGTTGATCGGTGATTCGATACTATCTGTAACTTTTAGAATTAGGAGCGATATTCTTCCTGAGCCTTCATTCTGTAGCCTGATGATTTCGGCTTTTAACTGTTTACGGCTTGTTGCTACTCAGCAGGAAGATTGGCTTGTTGAGCATCTTGGCCAACTGCTAGGGGTATCCAAAGCGTATATGATGCAAGGTATTCCGGGGGTGAACCAACTCACACCCCAAAAAATAATGGTTTCGCAACAGGGCGTGCCTGAGCCACAGCATATTCCAATCAACAAAGGAGGCAAAGTCCCGAAAACACGAAAAACTCGAACTCATCTAAAAGGGAAAGGTGGACGTACTGCTGAGGCTAGAAAACCTCCACCGAAAACCGGAGGATCCACGTGGGATGATAATAGTCGCCAACCGTACTCAGAGCAGAGTTTAGTGTTAGAGG TTCCAATCTCCGTTAATGCAGGCTCTAGTTATCGGACCAGCGATTCCGACTTTTCAGAGAGCGAATCTTCACGCGCCCAGATCGATCGCCACCGTCTAACCAAGTTGCGCTTTTCAGCATTATCGCTAATCAGTGCGATCGCTCAGACAGTAGAAAAGAAAATCATGTTTGGCTACTGGCACTCATTATTTCCGGACGAGAACCGAACACCTTCAACCGTTTCACTGCTGAATTGCGTGTTGAAAGATCCGTCTCCAAAGTGCAGAAAAGCAGCCATTCAAGCCACCTCGTTTTTGTTATACAAATCGAAACCATTTCTTATTCAGGCAGAAGGCAACACAAGAGCTCCCGCATCATTCACACCTTTTTCGATAGCTTTGGGTCGTATGCTAATCGAGATGTATGATATGTTGACCCAGGCTCTAGCAGATGAAAGCGATTACTCGGTATTGACGCAGATTCTTAAATGTTTGGCTGTCTTCATTCAAGCTACGCCTTTCCATCGATTGCGGAATGGCATCGTCACAAAATTTGTTCGGTTTGTTAGGATTCTGACGCGTCACAGCGACCCTTGCATCAAGGTCGGTGCCTTGATGGTGATGGGTTTTCTGATATCGGTCAGCGAAATGACACCGGAAATTGCTTCACTAGTAGGGATTTTAACACCAGATATAGGCAACCGAAACAACGAAACAAGGAAGAAAAATACCATAGAAGCCTTGAATGTACAATTTGACGGTGAAGAGGAAGAATTTATGGCATCTGACGACGAAGATTTACCTTCTAATAGTGAGGCTTTCTCGGAAGATGTCAGTAACTCTACCAATGCACCAAAAATGTCGTGGTTACTTCAAATTGCACTAGAAAACTTGGGCGTAACAGTTAGTGAGCATAAACAGGCCCGAACGTCCGCTGTAATGCCAGTTCGCATGGAGTGTTTGCAAATTCTTTCAGCAATGACCTCGCACTACTCGCTGCTGGTGGATCATCTAGCTCTGGTAGCGGAGGCCCTGAAAAAAACATTCAAGGACGCTGTTCCGGAGATTAGACTATACACGGCACGGGTATCAGATCTGTTGGGACATGCCATCAGTACATCTCTACTGTCAGAAG TTACAATCACTCAAAAAGAACTGGCTGATTGTGTAGATTTCTGGACAGAAATGCTACCTTCGATAACGGAACAAATTCAAGATGCCCAGCAAAGTCCAATGTTGCGCACTATCTGCTGTGATGCGATCGGTAATTTGGGTGTGCATGTGTATGAAAAACTACCC CGCAATCGTCAGCTCGCCCTAGTCTCGTTACTAACAGGATGCACCTTTGACGAGGATAGCGGAGTTAGCTCAGCAGCCGTTAGAGCCCTTTCGGTTTACACTTTGTTTCCTTCACTGAGGGACAATATCTGCTATATTGAAAATACGATTGAAGCAATTTTCCGAATAATGAAAGACCCGAGTGTAGCCGCTCGCGTCAAAGCGAGTTGGTCATTGGGGAATATAACCGATGCTATGGTGCTGAACAGTAACGATCAGAGCGTTGAACGCATCCGAGATGATATGCTAAAAGAGGTTTTACAGTCTGCCATTAACGCAGCCAGTGACAACGATAAGGTTCGCTGCAATGCCGTCCGAACCATCGGAAATGTTTTACGTATTCTTCGATTGGAGCACTTATCGCTGAACGCTTGGATCGAACTTTGCCAGAATTCAGTGAATAAACTTACGCATAACATTCTCCACTCGAATAACGTGAAAGTGAAGTGGAACGCTTGTTATGCCATCGGAAACATGATGCGAAACGAGCTCATGTTCAGCGAAGGTCAGCGGATTGATTGGCAGAAGCAGATATTTCCAGCCTTATGTCAAATAGCAATTAACTCGAACAATTTCAAGGTCAGAATTAATTCAGTTGCTGCTCTTTCTGTTATTCAAAGCCGAGCATTTTACGGTGGTTATTTCATTCAAATCTGGAGCTCCCTACTGAAAGCTCTGGAACAATCGGATAATCTGATCGACTATAACGAGTACCGACATCGGGATAATCTTCAGGAACAACTCTGTTTATCATTATCACATTTCTTTGGACTAGCAACAAAGGAAGATTTAGTGGCGATGGGTAACGAGCTGCTGCCACTGTGCGATGCAGTACGCCAGAACTGGGACAGAGTCGTCAACAGGATACTGCCGGAAAAATCGGCCAAACTGCTTGAGACGCGCGTTAAGTTGAAAGGGCTGCAGCAATCACTACAAACTAGCGAAGTCCGCAGTGCCTTCGAGGTAATTTTCAACTGTTTCGGGTGTGAAGGAAATGGGACGTAA